TGTTGTTTTGTTAAGAAGATTTTATTTCCTGAAAAAAGCACTAGTTAGAGCTAATGAAAAAGATGGAGATAATTCCTCAAATTATATAGATCATAAAGTAACTGCAATAAGAGCTTTTGCTGTATTAAGTATTTGCTGGTTTTTTTTATTATTAATTACCAAATCCCCGATCACTTATCATTCAGGACAAATGATTTTGTTATTGGGAATAATGATGATTCATATAAGTTTTACCCAAGAGATTACTTCCATCCAAGTAAAACTAGTTATACTTCCATTATCAGCAATTCTTGTTATACTTGGTATTATGCCATTTATTCTTTTTGGGACTTCGAGTCCTGAAAGTACTTGGGGTGAATCAAATTTAGAGTTACAGCAAAAGTTGAGTCTCTTTGTTTGGATAATCCCAAGTTCTGCCATTTTTATTTTAGTCGCCTTTTTTCTTTTTTATCGAATTGGAATATTAAAGCCTTTATCACTTTTGATGAATGGAGTCCAGCACATAGAAAAAGGAGACCTTAATGTCAAAGTTCCTATTTTTAATAGAGATGAAATCGGTTCATTAGCTAAAAATGTTAATGAAATGGCTTTTTCACTAAAGTTGTCTAAGGAGGAATTGGAAAATAAAGTTTTGGAAAGGACATTCCAACTACAAGAATCAATTAATCAGCTCAAATCCACCCAAGCCCAACTCATCCAATCCGAAAAGATGGCATCGCTTGGGGAGCTGACTGCAGGCATTGCGCATGAGATCCAAAACCCGCTGAATTTTGTGAATAATTTTTCGGAAGTGAGTGCGGAGCTTTTGGATGAAGTTAAAGAGACAAGAACCAAGAGTCAAGAAACAAGACCAAGGACAGAGGAAGACGAAATCGAGGACGAGATTCTGGAGGACATAAAGAAAAACTTAGAAAAGATCAATCATCACGGCAAGCGTGCAGATGCCATTGTCAAAGGAATGCTGGAACACAGCAGGACGAGTACTGGTGAAAAAGCTCCAACCGACTTGAACGCCTTGGCTGAAGAGTACGTCCGACTTTCCTATCATGGATTCAGAGCCAAAGACAAATCCTTCAATGCAGACTATAAACTAGACCTCGACCCTAATCTACCAAAGGTAAATGTGGTGGCCTCAGATATCGGACGGGTGATTTTGAACTTGGTAAACAATGCATTCTACGCGGTTCATGAAAAATCGAAATCTACCCCCCAACCCTCCCGAAACATCGGGACAGGCTCTCAAGGGGGTGCTGTCCTAGCTCCAACTGTAATTCTCAAAACGACTACGGTCAAGTCCCCTTCAGGGGATTTAGGGGTAGAGATTTCTGTAAAAGACAATGGAAATGGAATTCCGGATTCGATTAAAGAAAAGATCTTTCAACCTTTTTTCACTACCAAACCGACAGGGTCTGGGACAGGATTGGGATTATCCTTATCTTATGATATTGTAAAGGCGCATGGGGGGGAGTTGAGGGTTGAGAGTTCCGAAGGAGAATACACCACCATAACCATAATACTTCCAGCCAAATGATAAAAAACACACTTTTTATAGCGCTAATTGCCTCAGCCTTAAGTTGCACAAAAGCACCCGAAACTGAAAATGAGCC
This window of the Aquiflexum balticum DSM 16537 genome carries:
- a CDS encoding sensor histidine kinase; its protein translation is MMSQLFDSDLYRLHPSFIAAFAEFILSLFIFSYFLSLKGKTKDTWMMVGFIGILMSTYFVDLAVTSSSPPIYSIFRVIHLSLFSIWMLYWIWVAYNYRGKPWPREGVFAIIIAGVLVVAILIDDIIYQLPKIGANFFFKTISFHTVVIFWVFVVLLRRFYFLKKALVRANEKDGDNSSNYIDHKVTAIRAFAVLSICWFFLLLITKSPITYHSGQMILLLGIMMIHISFTQEITSIQVKLVILPLSAILVILGIMPFILFGTSSPESTWGESNLELQQKLSLFVWIIPSSAIFILVAFFLFYRIGILKPLSLLMNGVQHIEKGDLNVKVPIFNRDEIGSLAKNVNEMAFSLKLSKEELENKVLERTFQLQESINQLKSTQAQLIQSEKMASLGELTAGIAHEIQNPLNFVNNFSEVSAELLDEVKETRTKSQETRPRTEEDEIEDEILEDIKKNLEKINHHGKRADAIVKGMLEHSRTSTGEKAPTDLNALAEEYVRLSYHGFRAKDKSFNADYKLDLDPNLPKVNVVASDIGRVILNLVNNAFYAVHEKSKSTPQPSRNIGTGSQGGAVLAPTVILKTTTVKSPSGDLGVEISVKDNGNGIPDSIKEKIFQPFFTTKPTGSGTGLGLSLSYDIVKAHGGELRVESSEGEYTTITIILPAK